One Herbaspirillum rubrisubalbicans genomic window carries:
- a CDS encoding YoaK family protein, whose amino-acid sequence MPINYLRRLTSPARTDLSNRHLGRSLAFIAGAVNAGGFLAVGQYTSHMSGIVSSLADNLVLGETLLLVAGASALLSFLLGAACSAVMINWARRRGLHSEYAMPLMLEAMLLLCFGILGSNLENHRLLFVPVTVALLCFVMGLQNAMISKISRSEIRTTHVTGLVTDIGIEIGKMCYWSLAPYQPGESSLSEDPVPGARRKFLLLASLLLMFFLGGVTGALGFKLVGFVATMPLAAALFLLALVPMMDDLARS is encoded by the coding sequence ATGCCCATCAATTACCTGCGCCGCCTCACCAGCCCGGCGCGCACCGATCTTTCCAACCGCCACCTGGGCCGCTCGCTGGCCTTCATCGCCGGGGCCGTCAATGCCGGGGGCTTCCTGGCCGTGGGCCAATATACCTCGCACATGTCGGGCATCGTTTCTTCGTTGGCCGACAACCTGGTGTTGGGTGAGACGCTGTTGCTGGTGGCCGGCGCCAGTGCCTTGCTGTCCTTTTTGCTGGGGGCCGCCTGTTCGGCGGTGATGATCAACTGGGCCCGGCGCCGCGGCCTGCACAGCGAATACGCCATGCCGCTGATGCTGGAGGCGATGCTGCTGCTGTGTTTCGGCATCCTGGGCAGCAACCTGGAAAACCATCGCCTCCTGTTCGTGCCGGTCACGGTGGCCCTGCTGTGCTTCGTGATGGGCTTGCAAAATGCCATGATCAGCAAGATTTCCCGCTCCGAGATCCGCACCACCCACGTCACCGGCCTGGTCACCGACATCGGCATCGAGATCGGCAAGATGTGCTACTGGTCCCTGGCCCCGTACCAGCCGGGCGAGTCCTCCCTGAGCGAAGATCCGGTACCGGGCGCGCGGCGCAAGTTCCTGCTGCTCGCTTCGCTGCTGCTGATGTTCTTCCTGGGCGGCGTGACCGGAGCGCTGGGATTCAAGCTGGTGGGTTTCGTGGCCACCA